The following coding sequences are from one Selenomonas sputigena ATCC 35185 window:
- a CDS encoding Mrp/NBP35 family ATP-binding protein — translation MSENCSSGCSSCSSAGGCGGAQQEPQSLLTPPNEHSSVKRVIAVMSGKGGVGKSLVTSLLATAMARRGHRVGVLDADITGPSIPKVFGVKGEVEKASADAAGIRPLKSAGGIDIMSINLLLKDESDPVVWRGPIVAGVVQQFWQDVVWENEDYLFVDMPPGTGDVPLTVLQSLPVDGIIVVTSPQELVSMIVEKAVKMAGLMNAPILGIIENMAYFKCPNCSAEHKIFGDSHIEEIARDYYLPLLARLPIEPKLAALCDAGKIESFEGDWVDAAALLLEELPEHDAAEVDDFKES, via the coding sequence ATGAGTGAAAATTGCAGCAGCGGCTGCAGCAGCTGTTCCTCGGCGGGCGGCTGCGGCGGCGCACAGCAGGAGCCGCAGAGCCTTCTTACACCGCCGAACGAGCACAGCAGCGTCAAGCGCGTCATCGCCGTCATGAGCGGCAAGGGCGGCGTCGGCAAGTCCCTCGTCACCTCGCTCCTCGCGACTGCCATGGCGCGGCGCGGCCATCGCGTCGGCGTGCTCGACGCCGACATCACGGGGCCTTCGATCCCGAAGGTCTTCGGCGTCAAGGGCGAAGTGGAGAAGGCATCTGCCGATGCCGCGGGCATCCGCCCCTTGAAGAGCGCGGGCGGCATCGACATCATGTCGATCAACCTGCTCCTAAAGGACGAGTCCGATCCCGTCGTCTGGCGCGGCCCCATCGTTGCGGGCGTCGTGCAGCAGTTCTGGCAGGACGTCGTCTGGGAGAATGAGGACTACCTCTTCGTCGACATGCCGCCGGGAACGGGAGACGTTCCTCTGACCGTGCTGCAGTCCCTGCCCGTCGACGGCATCATCGTCGTGACCTCGCCGCAGGAGCTCGTCTCCATGATCGTCGAGAAGGCGGTCAAGATGGCCGGCCTGATGAACGCCCCCATCCTCGGCATCATCGAGAACATGGCGTACTTCAAGTGCCCCAACTGCTCGGCCGAGCACAAGATCTTCGGCGACAGCCACATCGAGGAGATCGCCCGCGACTACTACCTGCCGCTTCTCGCACGCCTGCCGATCGAGCCGAAGCTCGCCGCGCTCTGCGACGCCGGCAAGATCGAGTCGTTTGAGGGCGACTGGGTCGACGCTGCGGCGCTGCTCTTAGAAGAGCTGCCCGAGCATGACGCAGCCGAGGTCGATGACTTCAAAGAATCGTAA
- a CDS encoding MarR family winged helix-turn-helix transcriptional regulator: MAKKEFDPLLLENQFCFPLYATGRKIVAAYNPFLKKIGLTYAQYVTMMVLWEEHTVTMHDLGKRLYLDSGTLTPVLKKLESMGYLKRRRKADDERVVVVEITKEGEALREEAEKIPYAMGCLVNKKGTLFTLEEAEALKEQLYRILRALE, translated from the coding sequence ATGGCAAAAAAGGAATTCGATCCGCTTCTGCTGGAAAATCAGTTTTGTTTCCCGCTCTACGCCACAGGCCGCAAGATCGTGGCCGCCTACAATCCCTTTCTGAAAAAGATCGGTCTGACCTATGCGCAGTACGTCACGATGATGGTGCTCTGGGAAGAGCACACCGTCACCATGCACGATCTCGGCAAGCGCCTGTACCTCGATTCCGGCACCTTGACGCCCGTGCTCAAGAAGTTGGAAAGCATGGGGTATCTGAAGCGCCGCCGCAAGGCGGACGATGAGCGCGTGGTCGTCGTGGAGATCACGAAGGAAGGGGAAGCCCTGCGCGAAGAGGCGGAAAAGATTCCCTATGCGATGGGCTGCCTCGTCAATAAAAAAGGCACACTGTTCACCCTCGAAGAGGCCGAGGCGCTGAAGGAGCAGCTCTATCGCATCCTTCGTGCATTGGAATGA
- a CDS encoding metal ABC transporter solute-binding protein, Zn/Mn family, producing MNFLKRMLRGNGKGLFLLALCLAAALLTAGCGGAAGDAPSGKKKVTVTTSFLADMTKELAGDYVDIDLVIPAGEDPHLYVAQPADLKKLKDADLVLYHGLHFEGKMVEILEKRGTAVTADFPADAVLRMEEDGESVVDPHFWFSIALYKKATEKAADSLSKLVPEHEKEIRANSAAYLAKLDALDAEVKEKIASIPAGKRNLVTPHDAFNYFSKSYGMTVVAPQGVSTNSEVANADIEKTADFIVEHKVKAVFAESTTNPERMKKLQEIVRSKGFDVEIVGGEGNELFSDSLAPAGQKGDTFIDMYRFDVDLIVSHLK from the coding sequence ATGAATTTTTTGAAGAGGATGCTTCGTGGGAACGGCAAGGGGCTGTTTCTGCTGGCTTTGTGCCTCGCGGCGGCGCTTCTGACAGCGGGCTGCGGCGGTGCGGCGGGGGATGCGCCCTCGGGCAAGAAGAAGGTCACGGTGACGACGTCATTTCTCGCCGACATGACGAAGGAGCTGGCGGGCGACTACGTCGATATCGACCTCGTCATTCCGGCGGGAGAAGACCCGCATCTTTACGTCGCTCAGCCAGCGGATCTCAAAAAGCTCAAGGACGCCGACCTCGTGCTTTACCACGGGCTGCATTTCGAGGGCAAGATGGTCGAAATTCTTGAAAAGCGCGGTACGGCGGTGACGGCGGACTTCCCTGCGGATGCTGTACTGCGCATGGAAGAGGACGGCGAGAGCGTCGTCGATCCGCACTTCTGGTTCAGCATTGCGCTCTACAAGAAGGCGACGGAGAAGGCGGCAGACAGTCTCTCCAAGCTCGTGCCCGAGCATGAGAAGGAGATTCGGGCGAACTCGGCTGCATACCTCGCCAAGCTCGATGCGCTCGACGCCGAGGTCAAGGAGAAGATTGCGTCCATCCCAGCGGGCAAGCGCAACCTCGTCACGCCGCACGACGCTTTCAACTATTTCTCCAAAAGCTACGGCATGACGGTCGTCGCGCCGCAGGGCGTGAGCACGAATTCCGAGGTGGCGAATGCCGACATTGAAAAGACCGCAGACTTCATCGTCGAACACAAGGTCAAGGCGGTCTTCGCCGAGAGCACGACGAATCCCGAGCGCATGAAGAAGCTGCAGGAAATCGTGCGGTCGAAGGGCTTCGATGTCGAGATCGTCGGCGGCGAGGGGAATGAACTGTTTTCCGATTCGCTCGCACCCGCAGGGCAGAAGGGAGATACGTTCATCGACATGTATCGGTTTGACGTCGATCTGATTGTCAGTCATCTGAAGTAA
- a CDS encoding metal ABC transporter ATP-binding protein, with translation MGEKMLLHVEDVTMAYRESAVLWDIDLDVPTGVRCAIVGPNGAGKSTLLKGVLGLEKPVAGYVRLWGKTIDEVRERIAYVPQRGAVNWDFPTTVFDVVLMGRYVHIGLMRRPGREDRERARAALAEMQLEKLAERQISELSGGQKQRVFIARALAQESDLYIMDEPLAGVDETTERIVMDKFVALQKARKTVIAVHHDLSTLDMYFDYLVVLNRTIKASGYLKDMDKEAALALAFRPKER, from the coding sequence ATGGGAGAAAAGATGCTGCTTCATGTGGAGGATGTGACGATGGCGTACCGCGAGAGCGCGGTGCTCTGGGACATCGATCTCGATGTGCCGACGGGTGTACGATGTGCGATCGTCGGGCCGAACGGCGCAGGAAAATCGACGCTCCTGAAGGGAGTCCTCGGCCTTGAAAAGCCCGTCGCGGGCTATGTGCGCCTTTGGGGCAAGACGATCGACGAGGTGCGCGAGCGCATCGCCTATGTGCCGCAGCGCGGCGCGGTCAACTGGGATTTCCCGACGACAGTGTTCGACGTCGTGCTCATGGGACGCTATGTGCATATCGGGCTCATGCGCCGCCCAGGCAGGGAGGATCGCGAGAGGGCGAGGGCGGCTCTCGCCGAGATGCAGCTCGAAAAGCTCGCCGAGCGCCAGATTTCGGAGCTTTCGGGCGGACAGAAGCAGCGCGTCTTCATCGCGCGCGCACTCGCGCAGGAAAGCGACCTCTACATCATGGACGAGCCGCTCGCGGGCGTGGACGAGACGACGGAGCGCATCGTCATGGACAAGTTCGTCGCGCTGCAGAAGGCAAGGAAGACGGTGATCGCCGTGCATCACGATCTTTCGACGCTCGACATGTATTTCGACTACCTTGTCGTTCTGAACCGCACGATCAAGGCGAGCGGCTACTTGAAGGATATGGACAAGGAAGCGGCGCTCGCGCTCGCCTTCCGTCCGAAGGAGCGTTGA
- a CDS encoding metal ABC transporter permease: MDILMNYAFQIIALGTALLAAVAAPVGALSVYKGQSLIGDAIGHATFPGVVLAFMAFSTRSPAVLLVGAMAAAAVTFFAIQAAHENTRVGLNANLAVFLSGFFGLGMVLKSFIQGNEAYRGASQAGLETYIFGQAAYMLEADVKLIAFVAALCAALLFAFYKELKVFVFDAEYARAVGLPVRLLQVLLPFLTIAVIGIGIKAVGAILISSFLIIPCVAASQWSDDFAHVLFLSAVFGVVAALAGTYVSTLEQGMSTGPSIILAASAIAFLSMFFGKRGAFRKRGRREEA; encoded by the coding sequence ATGGACATTCTGATGAACTACGCCTTCCAGATCATCGCCCTCGGCACGGCGCTTCTCGCTGCGGTCGCGGCGCCCGTCGGCGCTCTGAGCGTCTACAAGGGTCAGAGCCTCATCGGCGACGCTATCGGACATGCGACATTTCCGGGCGTCGTCCTCGCCTTCATGGCGTTTTCGACGCGGAGTCCCGCCGTGCTGCTCGTCGGCGCAATGGCGGCGGCCGCCGTCACCTTTTTCGCCATTCAGGCGGCGCACGAGAACACGCGCGTCGGACTCAACGCGAACCTCGCCGTATTCCTCTCGGGCTTCTTCGGCCTCGGCATGGTCTTGAAGAGCTTCATTCAGGGGAACGAAGCTTATCGCGGCGCGTCACAGGCGGGGCTTGAGACGTACATTTTCGGGCAGGCGGCGTACATGCTCGAAGCCGATGTGAAGCTCATCGCCTTCGTCGCTGCGCTCTGCGCGGCGCTGCTCTTCGCCTTCTACAAGGAGCTGAAGGTCTTCGTCTTCGATGCCGAGTATGCGCGTGCCGTGGGGCTTCCCGTGCGCCTGCTGCAAGTCCTGCTGCCCTTTTTGACGATCGCCGTCATCGGTATCGGCATCAAGGCGGTCGGCGCGATTCTCATCAGCTCGTTCCTCATCATCCCGTGCGTCGCGGCGAGCCAGTGGTCGGATGATTTTGCACACGTTCTTTTCCTGAGCGCCGTCTTCGGCGTCGTCGCAGCTCTCGCAGGCACCTATGTGAGCACGCTGGAGCAGGGAATGTCGACGGGGCCGAGCATCATCCTCGCGGCCTCTGCCATCGCCTTTTTGTCCATGTTCTTCGGCAAGCGGGGTGCGTTCAGAAAGCGCGGAAGGAGGGAAGAGGCATGA
- a CDS encoding metal ABC transporter permease has translation MTDSFVVLALTAAACALPGVFLLLRNLSMMADAISHTVLLGIVLAFFLVRDLSSPWLLFGAALMGVVTVLLVELLGKTKTTKSDDAIGIVFPVLFSLAVILISKYAGNVHLDTDMVLMGEVVYAGLDTVTLFGHEVASSAVKMGAIFLVNAAFITLFYKELKLSTFDEENARLIGMATGAIFYALMTLISLTTVAAFDAVGSILVISFFIAPAAAALLFTKRLHHALFLAVSFGVLGSAIGYGLALHFNASMAGMCALVNMLGYVVAVFVYPKGVITRRLKRMRRKARLKEELLIIHLGTHTAENLYSEENAVRDIAEHLRWSEREMRRVSERLKEAGIVRRSGGYYLLTDKGVERYRALCEEYVI, from the coding sequence ATGACCGATTCTTTCGTCGTGCTCGCCCTGACGGCGGCGGCGTGCGCCCTGCCCGGCGTGTTCCTGCTCCTGCGCAATCTCTCGATGATGGCGGATGCGATCAGTCACACAGTGCTCCTCGGCATCGTCCTCGCGTTCTTCCTCGTGCGCGACCTCTCGTCGCCGTGGCTGCTCTTCGGCGCGGCGCTCATGGGCGTCGTGACCGTGCTGCTCGTCGAGCTTCTGGGAAAGACGAAGACGACGAAGAGCGACGACGCGATCGGCATCGTCTTTCCCGTGCTCTTCTCCCTCGCCGTCATCCTCATCAGCAAGTATGCGGGCAACGTGCATCTCGACACCGACATGGTGCTGATGGGCGAGGTCGTCTATGCGGGACTCGATACGGTGACGCTTTTCGGGCACGAGGTCGCGTCCTCCGCCGTCAAGATGGGCGCGATCTTCCTCGTCAATGCGGCGTTCATCACGCTCTTTTACAAGGAACTCAAGCTCTCGACCTTCGATGAGGAGAACGCGCGTCTCATCGGCATGGCGACGGGCGCGATCTTCTACGCGCTCATGACGCTGATCTCCCTGACGACGGTCGCGGCATTCGACGCCGTCGGCTCGATCCTCGTCATCTCGTTCTTCATCGCGCCCGCGGCGGCGGCTCTTCTCTTCACGAAGCGCCTGCATCACGCACTCTTTCTCGCCGTGTCCTTCGGCGTCCTAGGCAGTGCCATCGGCTACGGCCTTGCACTTCACTTCAACGCTTCGATGGCGGGTATGTGCGCTCTCGTCAACATGCTCGGCTACGTCGTCGCCGTCTTCGTCTATCCGAAGGGCGTCATCACGCGGCGCTTGAAGCGCATGCGGCGCAAGGCGCGGCTCAAGGAGGAGCTTTTGATCATCCACCTCGGCACGCATACCGCTGAGAACCTTTACAGCGAGGAAAACGCTGTGCGCGACATCGCCGAGCACCTGCGCTGGAGTGAAAGGGAGATGCGGCGTGTCAGCGAGAGACTGAAGGAAGCCGGCATCGTGCGCCGCTCGGGCGGTTACTACCTGCTGACGGATAAGGGGGTGGAGCGCTATCGTGCGCTTTGCGAAGAATATGTGATCTGA
- a CDS encoding DUF4198 domain-containing protein: MKKKLLAAALGAFVGLGMYAAPTDAHGVFYANRLDQKALVLGEGPLDNAYDPACVQRIDAYDVNFEPTTVERVDAGNHVTIVPGDDLGVTATFFDYGYFAKTTDGQVIPTRDYASVENLKAVTYARKYNVHYWNAAVKPGGLYNVPIQIVPAVNPLTLRRGDALRLRIYKDGQPYANAPVIADVLGDLTTEANADANGYITVHVANNGLNVIGVEVGFPTDDPIVTEKIFSSLSFIIPAE, translated from the coding sequence ATGAAGAAGAAGCTTTTGGCAGCGGCGCTTGGCGCATTTGTAGGTCTTGGCATGTATGCGGCACCGACGGACGCGCACGGCGTGTTCTATGCGAACCGTCTCGATCAGAAGGCGCTCGTGCTCGGTGAAGGTCCGTTGGACAACGCTTACGATCCCGCATGCGTGCAGCGCATCGACGCCTATGATGTGAACTTCGAGCCGACGACGGTCGAGCGCGTCGACGCGGGCAACCATGTGACGATCGTGCCGGGCGACGACCTCGGCGTGACGGCGACGTTCTTCGACTATGGCTACTTCGCCAAGACGACGGACGGACAGGTCATTCCGACGCGCGATTACGCGAGCGTTGAAAATCTCAAGGCAGTGACGTACGCGCGCAAGTACAATGTGCATTACTGGAACGCGGCTGTGAAGCCGGGCGGGCTCTACAATGTGCCGATCCAGATCGTTCCCGCAGTCAATCCTCTGACGCTTCGCCGTGGCGACGCGCTGCGCCTGCGCATCTACAAGGACGGTCAGCCGTATGCGAATGCGCCCGTCATCGCTGACGTGCTCGGCGATCTCACGACGGAAGCGAACGCGGATGCGAACGGCTACATTACCGTGCATGTGGCGAACAACGGCCTCAACGTCATCGGCGTCGAAGTCGGCTTCCCGACGGACGATCCGATCGTGACGGAGAAGATCTTCAGCTCGCTTTCGTTCATCATTCCGGCCGAGTAA
- a CDS encoding MotA/TolQ/ExbB proton channel family protein, with protein sequence MENTWELFQKGGPVMYVLLACSIAVAVIAIERFRFYRQAGRGASDFVAKLPTFLKEHDLKQAAELCQTENTAPAYIAEIGVRAAAAGDDLTLALDTAYADMAMRLRERLNYLSMIVTMAPLLGLLGTISGMIESFSIFSVRAGEPLAITGGIGEALIATATGLCVAIFSLIVHTYFVQKLDEMLATLDKAAAAVRNALKNTGEDGHAA encoded by the coding sequence GTGGAAAATACGTGGGAATTGTTTCAAAAGGGCGGGCCTGTCATGTACGTCCTTCTCGCTTGCTCGATCGCCGTCGCGGTCATCGCCATCGAGCGTTTTCGCTTCTACCGTCAGGCGGGCAGGGGGGCGAGCGATTTCGTCGCGAAGCTGCCGACTTTCCTGAAGGAGCACGATTTGAAGCAGGCTGCGGAGCTTTGCCAGACGGAGAACACGGCGCCCGCGTACATCGCCGAAATCGGCGTGCGTGCGGCGGCGGCGGGCGATGACTTGACGCTCGCGCTCGACACGGCGTACGCCGATATGGCGATGCGTCTGAGGGAAAGGCTCAACTACTTGTCGATGATCGTGACGATGGCGCCGCTCTTGGGGCTTCTCGGTACGATTTCGGGAATGATCGAGTCGTTCAGCATCTTCAGCGTGCGCGCAGGCGAGCCGCTTGCCATCACGGGCGGCATCGGCGAGGCGCTGATCGCGACGGCGACGGGGCTTTGCGTGGCAATTTTTTCGCTCATCGTGCATACGTACTTCGTGCAGAAGCTCGATGAGATGCTCGCCACGCTCGACAAGGCGGCCGCCGCTGTGCGGAACGCGCTGAAGAATACGGGGGAGGATGGCCATGCGGCGTGA
- a CDS encoding ExbD/TolR family protein, with the protein MRRDFRITKEPLVMIIPMIDIMLFLLVFFMISTIYMVQTNTVQVALPQAAAGKMETRPNIVPITVTEKGDVLYDKDELPNENLADKMKASLASDPDTVFVLRGDKKTDYEAVVRVLDLLKRSGAKHVSIATETAGRQ; encoded by the coding sequence ATGCGGCGTGATTTTCGTATTACGAAAGAACCGCTCGTCATGATCATCCCGATGATCGACATCATGCTCTTTTTGCTCGTGTTCTTCATGATCAGCACGATCTACATGGTGCAGACGAACACGGTGCAGGTCGCTCTGCCGCAGGCGGCTGCGGGCAAGATGGAGACGCGCCCGAACATCGTGCCGATCACGGTGACGGAGAAGGGCGATGTGCTCTACGACAAGGACGAGCTGCCGAATGAAAACCTTGCGGACAAGATGAAGGCTTCCTTGGCAAGCGATCCCGATACGGTATTCGTGCTGCGCGGCGACAAGAAGACCGACTACGAAGCCGTCGTGCGCGTCTTGGATCTCCTCAAGCGCTCGGGCGCGAAGCACGTCTCCATCGCGACGGAGACGGCGGGGAGGCAGTGA
- a CDS encoding energy transducer TonB has product MRFKSYWRTTVVAAIFLHFFVWLGLALALPLLDFEGDPLAVQEMEVVDLPEEGSSGEMEEKKPDPPKPEPPEPPKPETPPVETPPEDVIPTETSPTEAAELDEAVAELQKQEEEAKKSGEDGKALPPAPPSQAVGVLITAGNTPDTRGTDFRGTVGILVSIDAQGHITGYRFTQTSGRRVVDQIVLNAVRNFKFEPALDTNGQPMKTMRLLRFPFDGSGSHAYEDDENKRIRVNKEMFLRELHARGQAPPT; this is encoded by the coding sequence ATGCGGTTCAAGAGCTACTGGCGCACGACGGTCGTCGCGGCAATCTTCCTGCACTTCTTCGTCTGGCTGGGACTGGCTCTCGCACTGCCCCTGCTCGACTTCGAGGGCGATCCCTTGGCGGTGCAGGAGATGGAGGTCGTAGACCTTCCCGAGGAAGGCTCTTCGGGCGAGATGGAAGAGAAGAAGCCTGATCCGCCGAAGCCGGAACCGCCCGAACCGCCGAAGCCTGAGACGCCGCCTGTGGAGACGCCGCCCGAGGATGTCATTCCGACGGAGACGTCGCCGACGGAAGCCGCCGAGTTGGACGAGGCGGTGGCGGAGCTGCAGAAGCAGGAGGAAGAGGCGAAGAAGAGCGGCGAGGACGGCAAGGCTCTGCCGCCCGCGCCGCCCTCGCAAGCGGTCGGCGTGCTCATTACGGCGGGCAATACGCCCGATACGCGCGGCACGGACTTTCGCGGCACGGTGGGCATCCTCGTGAGCATCGACGCGCAGGGGCATATCACGGGCTATCGCTTCACGCAGACCTCGGGACGCCGCGTCGTCGATCAGATCGTCCTGAACGCCGTCCGCAACTTCAAATTCGAGCCGGCGCTCGATACGAACGGACAGCCGATGAAGACGATGCGCCTCCTGCGCTTCCCGTTCGACGGCTCGGGCAGTCATGCCTACGAGGACGATGAGAACAAGCGCATCCGCGTGAACAAGGAGATGTTCCTCCGCGAGCTTCATGCGAGGGGACAAGCGCCGCCGACGTAA
- a CDS encoding FTR1 family iron permease, with amino-acid sequence MKKILFLCMVLVLFAVPRADAAPKWQEVADRIAQTVDQAVSVYETGDYEGARDLVNSSYYGIYEKEGLESVMRSSVSAKETSLTEYQFYKVKKSMKNGESVDTVKQEAEKLKSMVNENVKALENAHGSSGWAAFLPAYLILLREGLEAILVLVAIIAYLKRAEDEKHLGTVYNFSIAAVVASFISAYLFNTLLNNTTGGMSREVLEGATALFAVVVLLLTSAWLGGKANKDNWKQYIDGLVKESITHGTARALGMAAFLAVYREGAEVILFYQALFNNAAADVTMIWAGFGAGCVTLALIFYGMQHGILKIPLRPFFLFTSILMFLLAVTFVGGGIEELQEGGVVGITRFEGWPTVDLLGIFPTAETLGAQLLVLLLGVGMVIYAKKRKPKTA; translated from the coding sequence TTGAAAAAGATCTTATTCCTTTGCATGGTGCTCGTGCTCTTTGCCGTGCCGCGCGCAGATGCGGCGCCGAAGTGGCAGGAGGTCGCCGACCGCATCGCACAGACGGTCGACCAGGCGGTTTCTGTCTATGAGACGGGCGACTATGAGGGCGCACGCGACCTTGTCAATTCGTCCTACTATGGCATTTATGAAAAAGAGGGTTTGGAGAGCGTCATGCGCAGTTCCGTCTCCGCCAAGGAGACGAGCCTGACCGAGTACCAGTTCTACAAGGTCAAGAAGAGCATGAAAAACGGCGAGAGCGTAGACACGGTCAAGCAGGAAGCCGAAAAGCTCAAGTCGATGGTCAATGAGAATGTCAAGGCGCTCGAAAACGCGCACGGCAGTTCGGGTTGGGCGGCGTTTTTGCCCGCTTATCTGATCCTTCTTCGCGAAGGATTGGAGGCAATCCTCGTGCTCGTCGCGATCATCGCCTATCTGAAACGCGCGGAGGATGAGAAGCATCTCGGCACCGTCTACAACTTCTCGATTGCGGCGGTCGTCGCGAGTTTCATCTCGGCGTATCTGTTCAACACGCTGCTGAACAACACGACGGGCGGCATGAGCCGTGAGGTGCTCGAAGGAGCGACCGCACTCTTCGCCGTCGTCGTCCTGCTCTTGACGAGCGCATGGCTCGGCGGCAAGGCGAACAAGGACAACTGGAAGCAGTACATCGACGGACTCGTCAAAGAATCCATCACGCATGGCACGGCCAGGGCATTGGGCATGGCGGCGTTTCTCGCCGTCTACCGCGAGGGCGCGGAGGTCATCCTCTTCTATCAGGCGCTCTTCAACAACGCGGCCGCCGACGTCACGATGATCTGGGCGGGCTTCGGCGCGGGCTGCGTGACGCTGGCCTTGATCTTCTACGGCATGCAGCATGGCATCTTGAAGATTCCTCTGCGTCCGTTCTTCCTGTTTACGAGCATCCTGATGTTCCTGTTGGCCGTCACTTTCGTCGGCGGCGGCATCGAGGAACTGCAGGAAGGCGGCGTCGTCGGCATCACGCGTTTCGAAGGCTGGCCGACGGTCGATCTTCTGGGCATCTTCCCGACGGCGGAGACGCTCGGCGCACAGCTTCTCGTGCTGCTTCTCGGCGTGGGCATGGTCATCTACGCGAAGAAGCGCAAGCCTAAGACGGCGTGA
- a CDS encoding iron transporter translates to MKMFKLKKLKSALAVCAVAASLFTFGGSASAAGFTEYPIGDEIENEANHFKVALVYFQPIEMLPAGMMLSPDKADMHIETDIHATEGNDTGFGVGEWIPYLTIHYKFTKRETGESVEGVFMPMNADDGPHYGANVKMLGAGTYDMHFSIESPYRQNYGLHVDEETGVKGRFWDEPVTMDWVFNYVPRRW, encoded by the coding sequence ATGAAAATGTTCAAGCTCAAGAAACTCAAGTCGGCTCTGGCGGTCTGCGCGGTAGCAGCATCGCTCTTCACGTTCGGCGGCTCTGCGTCGGCGGCGGGCTTCACGGAGTACCCGATCGGCGATGAGATCGAGAACGAGGCGAACCACTTCAAGGTAGCGCTCGTCTACTTCCAGCCGATCGAGATGCTGCCCGCAGGCATGATGCTTTCGCCGGACAAGGCGGATATGCACATTGAGACGGACATCCATGCGACGGAAGGCAACGACACGGGCTTCGGTGTCGGCGAATGGATTCCGTATCTGACGATTCACTACAAGTTCACGAAGCGTGAGACGGGCGAGAGCGTTGAGGGCGTATTCATGCCGATGAACGCGGACGACGGCCCGCACTACGGCGCGAACGTCAAGATGCTCGGCGCGGGCACCTACGACATGCACTTCTCCATCGAAAGCCCGTATCGCCAGAACTACGGTCTGCACGTCGATGAAGAGACGGGTGTCAAGGGTCGCTTCTGGGATGAGCCTGTGACGATGGATTGGGTCTTCAACTACGTCCCGCGTCGTTGGTAG
- a CDS encoding DUF2318 domain-containing protein yields MLQMFLQQFVPAMEQVLTLAVPLGILFAILRRLPLEKYRRNYNTAIHWGFWLSVAIVAARVGTRNAVSREVAEAGAIAFAMIAEVVLVAMLARGAGQKEELSRPLQVSACVIGVLLFFYHGMELWLIPVGTIISAAGDYMTQTVAVKLAGFAAGLFFGVVSSFVAYKAAAALNPRRLFFVFVIQAGAMFIQQGIFLVQVLMARHILDSAALLSIMAPIIDHSSWLIFIIFFALLFVPLTLFSQKKPARPAGTNPAEYRRMIMQAMHKRRWGTATVLFLAGMVFLSSFGASYANRKEELVPAVPVTAVDGFVDVDLSVVNDGHLHRFVYQTASGQMVRYIVILKGGNSYGVGLDACEICGPTGYYEKDGQVICRLCDVMMNKATIGTKGGCNPIPIEYSVADGKLRVPQDALDKARDVFR; encoded by the coding sequence ATGCTGCAGATGTTCCTGCAACAGTTTGTGCCGGCGATGGAGCAGGTGCTGACGCTTGCTGTGCCGCTCGGCATCCTTTTCGCCATCCTGCGGCGGCTGCCGCTCGAAAAGTATCGCCGCAATTATAACACTGCGATTCATTGGGGCTTCTGGCTTTCCGTCGCCATCGTGGCAGCTCGCGTCGGCACGCGAAACGCCGTGAGCCGCGAGGTCGCCGAAGCTGGCGCGATCGCCTTCGCCATGATCGCCGAGGTCGTGCTCGTCGCCATGCTCGCGCGCGGCGCGGGACAGAAGGAGGAGCTTTCGCGCCCGCTGCAGGTTTCCGCCTGCGTCATCGGCGTCTTGCTCTTCTTCTACCACGGCATGGAGCTTTGGCTCATCCCCGTCGGCACGATCATCTCGGCGGCGGGCGACTACATGACGCAGACGGTCGCCGTGAAGCTCGCGGGCTTTGCCGCGGGGCTGTTCTTCGGCGTCGTCAGCTCCTTCGTCGCCTACAAGGCGGCGGCGGCGCTCAACCCGAGGCGGCTCTTTTTCGTCTTCGTCATTCAGGCGGGCGCCATGTTCATCCAGCAGGGGATCTTCCTCGTGCAGGTGCTGATGGCGCGGCACATCCTCGACAGCGCAGCGCTGCTTTCCATCATGGCGCCGATCATCGACCACTCGTCGTGGCTCATCTTCATCATCTTCTTCGCGCTGCTCTTCGTGCCGCTGACGCTCTTTTCGCAGAAGAAGCCGGCGCGTCCTGCCGGCACGAATCCCGCCGAGTACCGCCGCATGATCATGCAGGCGATGCACAAGAGGCGCTGGGGTACGGCGACGGTGCTGTTTCTCGCGGGCATGGTCTTCTTGTCGAGCTTCGGCGCGAGCTATGCGAACCGCAAGGAAGAACTCGTGCCCGCTGTCCCTGTGACGGCGGTTGACGGCTTCGTCGACGTGGATCTCTCCGTGGTCAACGACGGACATCTGCATCGTTTCGTCTATCAGACGGCGAGCGGCCAGATGGTGCGCTACATCGTGATTTTGAAGGGCGGAAATTCCTACGGCGTCGGGCTTGACGCCTGCGAGATCTGCGGTCCGACGGGCTACTACGAAAAAGACGGGCAGGTCATCTGCCGCCTGTGCGACGTCATGATGAACAAGGCGACGATCGGCACGAAGGGCGGCTGCAACCCGATTCCCATCGAGTACAGCGTGGCGGACGGCAAGCTGCGCGTGCCGCAGGACGCCTTGGACAAGGCACGCGACGTGTTCCGCTGA